The Nothobranchius furzeri strain GRZ-AD chromosome 6, NfurGRZ-RIMD1, whole genome shotgun sequence genome includes a region encoding these proteins:
- the nt5c2l1 gene encoding 5'-nucleotidase, cytosolic II, like 1, with the protein MRDRIRTADSEEEDAMDVHLYSSNDEPKMKRDFDKKVFVNRSLTLESIKCYGFDMDYTLAMYKSPDYESTGFELLRDRMVSVGYPHELLRYTYDPSFPTRGVVVDTSYGNLLKVDSNGNILVCCHGFHFLREGDVHFYYPNKFIQRDDTERFYILNTLFNLSETYLYACLVDFFTRCTRYANLEKGFQHGDLFMSYRSMFQDVRKAMDFIHDTGVLKEQTIKNLEKYVVKDPNIPVLLTRIKEVAKVFLATNSDYNYTEVIMKYLLEGNSKPGGPKKPWRSYFDLVVVDTRKPLFFADGTVLRQVDTNTGKLRIGTYTGDLQHGTVYSGGSSDIVSELLDVKGKDILYVGDHIFGDILKSKKRQGWKTFLVVPELTKELQVWEEKKSHFEELKRLDVFLAELYKHLDSGSKECPDISAIKTRMNVLAYRMDISYGQMGSLLRSGSTQTLFASQLIRYADLYSSTCINLLHYPFNYLFMAPPVLMPHEVASQISAEVSSSDQSNRTLTSNKN; encoded by the exons ATGAGGGACAGGATCAGGACAGCGGACAGTGAAGAGGAAGACGCGATGGACGTCCATCTGTACTCCTCCAATGATGAGCCCAAGATGAAGAGAGACTTTGACAAAAA GGTGTTTGTCAACAGGAGCCTGACTCTTGAAAGCATCAAATGCTATGGTTTTGACATGGACTACACTCTGGCAA TGTATAAATCCCCTGACTATGAGAGCACAGGCTTTGAGCTCCTAAGGGACAGGATGGTGTCTGTCGGATATCCTCATGAGCTTCTGCGCTACACATATGATCCAAGCTTCCCCACTCG GGGAGTGGTTGTGGACACCAGCTACGGGAACCTGTTGAAGGTAGACTCTAATGGCAACATCTTGGTTTGCTGTCATGGTTTCCACTTCCTCAGAGA GGGAGATGTTCATTTCTACTACCCCAACAAGTTCATCCAAAGAGACGACACAGAACGCTTTTACATCCTCAACACGCTCTTCAACCTCTCAG AGACGTACCTCTACGCCTGTCTGGTGGATTTCTTCACCAGATGCACCAGATATGCAAA CCTGGAGAAAGGCTTCCAGCATGGTGACCTGTTCATGTCGTACAGGAGCATGTTCCAGGATGTCAGAAAAGCAATGGACTTTATTCACGACACA GGAGTCCTTAAGGAACAAACCATCAAGAATTTGGAGAAATATGTTGTGAAAGAC CCAAACATCCCTGTGCTCTTGACAAGAATCAAGGAGGTGGCAAAGGTTTTTCTGGCCACAAACAGCGACTACAACTACACCGAG GTCATCATGAAGTACCTGCTGGAAGGAAACTCCAAA CCTGGAGGTCCTAAAAAGCCCTGGCGCTCCTACTTTGATCTCGTTGTCGTGGATACCAGGAAGCCTCTGTTTTTTGCGGATGGGACGGTGTTGAGACAAGTGGACACA AACACCGGAAAGCTCCGTATCGGGACATACACCGGTGACCTGCAGCACGGAACAGTTTATTCTGGAG GCTCTTCAGATATTGTCAGTGAACTGCTGGACGTCAAAGGTAAAGACATCCTTTATGTTGGAGATCACATTTTTGGAGACATCCTCAAGTCGAAGAAACGCCAAGGCTGGAAGACTTTCCTGGTTGTACCTGAGCTCACTAAGGAGCTGCAGGTGTGGGAGGAAAAGAAAA GTCACTTTGAGGAGCTGAAACGCCTCGATGTTTTTTTAGCTGAACTTTACAA ACATTTGGACAGCGGCAGCAAAGAGTGTCCTGACATCAGCGCCATCAAGACAAGAATGAAT GTTCTGGCCTACAGGATGGATATCTCTTACGGTCAGATGGGCAGCCTCCTGCGCAGCGGCTCCACTCAGACGCTGTTTGCCAGCCAGTTGATTCGCTATGCAGACCTGTACTCGTCCACCTGCATCAACCTGCTGCACTACCCCTTTAATTACCTCTTCATGGCTCCTCCAGTGCTG ATGCCCCACGAGGTAGCATCTCAAATCTCTGCAGAAGTTTCCTCCTCAGACCAGAGCAATCGCACGTTAACGTCAAACAAAAACTGA
- the slc2a11l gene encoding solute carrier family 2 member 11, like: protein MPQHLSFLLDFPVLIAAIFICGIGGSFQYGFCVSVMTSPSAFIKDLVNKTCVHRYNRSLETWQVSLIWSFTMSIFCIGGLIGSLAAGPLASKFGRKRCLLFNNFVAIVGAILMVLSQAAMSFEMIMVARFLYGANAGVGLSAHAMYLNECAPKKLRVMVGVTVATFLALGKFCGQLLGIRELLGTERNWPWLLGVNGFTAVLQLLTLPLLPESPRFLLLETGDFRASEQAFKKLWGQVDYMKEVEEMLKEKADLLSIRSHSVLELIQNQTLRWQLFTIIAVFAALQLCGINAVYFYSFDVLRAAGIPDHKLAYAALGTGLCEVSTSVASFTIIEGMGRKAVLFRGYMGMSAALALLTVTVYLQRNVSWMPYCSMVLIFIFIFFFSSGPAATTVSLPGEIFTQSFKLAGYTLGCTINWITLFVLGMLFPILVEKMDNFCFLIFLATCFLCGMHVRFNMPETKHRTALEIAAEFDRIHHKHGKPQRRKSTEEEMCDVKTHETKF from the exons ATGCCACAACATTTATCTTTCCTG CTGGACTTCCCCGTTTTGATTGCGGCCATTTTTATCTGCGGTATTGGAGGATCGTTTCAGTATGGGTTCTGCGTTTCTGTGAtgacatctccctctgct ttTATAAAGGATCTGGTGAATAAAACCTGTGTGCACAGGTACAACAGGTCCTTGGAGACGTGGCAGGTCTCCCTCATCTGGTCTTTCACCATGTCCATTTTCTGTATCGGGGGGTTAATCGGGTCGCTCGCAGCTGGTCCTCTCGCCTCAAAGTTTGGCAG AAAGCGATGCCTCTTATTTAATAACTTTGTGGCCATAGTTGGAGCCATTTTGATGGTTTTGAGCCAAGCTGCCATGTCTTTTGAGATGATAATGGTGGCAAGGTTTCTTTACGGTGCTAATGCAG GAGTGGGTCTGTCAGCACACGCTATGTATCTCAATGAATGCGCTCCAAAGAAGCTGAGGGTGATGGTGGGTGTTACCGTGGCAACCTTTTTAGCTTTGGGCAAGTTCTGTGGTCAGCTGCTGGGTATCAG AGAGCTTCTTGGCACAGAGAGGAACTGGCCCTGGCTGCTCGGTGTCAACGGCTTCACTGCGGTGCTCCAACTCCTCACTCTGCCCTTGCTGCCCGAGTCGCCGAGATTCCTGCTGCTGGAAACAGGAGACTTCCGGGCCTCTGAGCAAG CGTTTAAGAAGTTGTGGGGCCAAGTGGACTACATGAAGGAGGTGGAGGAGATGCTGAAGGAGAAAGCAGATCTGCTGAGCATCCGCAGCCACTCGGTTTTAGAGCTCATTCAGAACCAAACGCTTCGCTGGCAGCTCTTCACCATCATTGCTGTCTTCGCTGCTCTGCAGCTCTGTGGCATCAATGCT GTGTACTTTTATTCGTTTGATGTGCTTCGTGCTGCAGGAATCCCAGATCACAAGCTAGCTTATGCTGCTTTGGGAACAGGCTTGTGTGAAGTTTCTACCTCTGTAGCCAGT TTCACGATTATAGAGGGAATGGGCAGAAAGGCCGTGCTGTTCCGAGGCTACATGGGAATGTCTGCAGCTCTGGCTCTCCTCACCGTCACCGTCTACCTGCAA AGGAATGTTTCGTGGATGCCGTACTGCAGCATGGTTCTGATTTTCatctttattttcttcttttccaGTGGACCAG CGGCAACGACCGTTTCTCTCCCAGGAGAAATCTTCACTCAGTCGTTTAAGTTAGCTGGATACACACTCGGCTGCACCATCAACTGGATCACCCTGTTTGTGTTGGGGATGCTTTTCCCCATCTTAGTG GAGAAGATGGATAACTTTTGCTTCCTGATATTTCTGGCCACCTGCTTCCTCTGTGGGATGCATGTGAGGTTCAACATGCCGGAGACCAAACATCGGACAGCGCTGGAGATAGCTGCAGAGTTTGACAGGATCCACCACAAACACGGGAAACCACAGAGACGAAAATCCACCGAAGAGGAAATGTGTGATGTTAAAACACATGAAACCAAATTTTGA